From a single Tachypleus tridentatus isolate NWPU-2018 chromosome 6, ASM421037v1, whole genome shotgun sequence genomic region:
- the ATPsynE gene encoding ATP synthase, subunit E, with protein sequence MTELAPPVRVSPFIRACRWGALTAGVLWGMTRYRSLSKKENALREYEEKQRVILEARRAEEKKRANKEELLYLAKESGVPIPPNFEEQFK encoded by the exons ATGACTGAATTAGCACCTCCTGTTCGTGTTTCACCTTTTATTCgg GCTTGTAGATGGGGAGCCCTTACAGCAGGTGTTTTATGGGGAATGACAAGATACA GGTCTCTCAGTAAGAAAGAGAATGCATTGAGAgaatatgaagaaaaacaacGTGTTATTTTAGAAGCTCGGAGAGCAGAGGAAAAGAAAAGAGCTAACAAAG AGGAACTGTTGTATCTAGCAAAGGAAAGTGGAGTTCCAATACCCCCAAATTTTGAAGAACAGTTTAAATGA